A window of Metabacillus sp. B2-18 contains these coding sequences:
- a CDS encoding spore coat protein yields MQARPYEWVALDRHSCHPTDCHSKNEVAGANVGNFFDDDATVSQNAAQVSETEQISSETIIVRDSCDIDISSTDTQVAVSLQVALQVAIALVINLTIADSNRAEQVTQQLIQQADMKQLNKQKLVIENSKDVKVTTTDTDVAISLQVLLQILIALVVNIDIF; encoded by the coding sequence ATGCAAGCAAGACCATATGAATGGGTAGCACTAGACCGTCATTCTTGTCATCCAACAGATTGTCATTCTAAAAATGAGGTGGCTGGAGCTAACGTTGGCAACTTCTTCGACGACGATGCAACAGTTTCACAAAATGCTGCACAAGTAAGCGAAACAGAACAAATTTCTTCTGAAACAATCATTGTAAGAGATTCTTGTGATATTGATATTTCATCAACAGACACTCAAGTAGCGGTTTCTTTACAAGTTGCACTTCAAGTAGCAATCGCATTAGTTATCAACTTAACAATCGCTGACAGCAACCGTGCAGAACAAGTAACTCAACAATTAATCCAACAAGCTGATATGAAACAATTAAACAAACAAAAATTAGTTATTGAAAACTCTAAAGATGTTAAAGTAACAACTACTGACACAGATGTAGCAATTTCTCTACAAGTACTTCTACAAATCTTAATTGCATTAGTTGTAAACATCGACATTTTCTAA